In Cydia pomonella isolate Wapato2018A chromosome 27, ilCydPomo1, whole genome shotgun sequence, a single genomic region encodes these proteins:
- the LOC133532630 gene encoding larval cuticle protein LCP-17-like, with product MKLLIVSCLVALAAADVSHLRQAPGGEASAQILRQESDISPEGNFQYAYETDNGIQGQAQGQIKGAGEEAALEIQGQNGWKTPEGEQVQLQYVANENGYQPQGSHLPTPPPIPEAILRSLKYIRAHPPPPEN from the exons ATG AAACTCCTAATCGTATCGTGCCTAGTGGCGCTGGCGGCGGCCGACGTGTCCCACCTCAGGCAGGCGCCAGGCGGCGAGGCCAGCGCCCAGATCCTGAGGCAGGAGTCCGACATCAGCCCCGAGGGCAACTTCCAGTACGCGTACGAGACAGACAACGGCATTCAGGGACAGGCGCAGGGACAGATCAAGGGCGCTGGT GAGGAAGCCGCCTTGGAGATCCAAGGTCAGAACGGCTGGAAGACTCCCGAGGGTGAGCAGGTTCAGCTCCAATACGTCGCTAACGAGAACGGCTACCAGCCTCAG GGCTCCCATCTTCCCACCCCTCCCCCAATCCCGGAAGCCATCCTCCGTTCCTTGAAGTACATCAGGGCGCACCCCCCACCACCAGAAAACTAA